The following are encoded in a window of Phocoena phocoena chromosome 2, mPhoPho1.1, whole genome shotgun sequence genomic DNA:
- the C1QL3 gene encoding complement C1q-like protein 3 codes for MVLLLVVLIPVLVSSAGTSAHYEMLGTCRMVCDPYGGTKAPSTAATPDRGLMQSLPTFIQGPKGEAGRPGKAGPRGPPGEPGPPGPAGPPGEKGEPGRQGLPGPPGAPGLNAAGAISAATYSTVPKIAFYAGLKRQHEGYEVLKFDDVVTNLGNHYDPTTGKFTCSIPGIYFFTYHVLMRGGDGTSMWADLCKNNQVRASAIAQDADQNYDYASNSVVLHLEPGDEVYIKLDGGKAHGGNNNKYSTFSGFIIYAD; via the exons atggtgctTCTGCTGGTCGTTCTCATCCCGGTGCTGGTGAGCTCGGCCGGCACGTCGGCGCACTACGAGATGCTGGGCACCTGCCGCATGGTCTGCGACCCTTACGGGGGCACCAAGGCGCCCAGCACGGCCGCCACGCCCGACCGCGGCCTCATGCAGTCCCTGCCCACCTTCATCCAGGGCCCCAAAGGCGAGGCAGGCAGGCCCGGGAAGGCGGGCCCGCGGGGGCCCCCCGGTGAGCCCGGGCCGCCGGGCCCCGCGGGCCCGCCGGGCGAGAAGGGCGAGCCCGGCCGCCAAGGCCTGCCGGGCCCTCCCGGGGCGCCCGGCCTGAACGCGGCCGGGGCCATCAGCGCCGCCACCTACAGCACGGTGCCCAAGATCGCCTTCTACGCCGGCCTCAAGCGGCAGCACGAAGGCTACGAGGTGCTCAAGTTCGACGACGTGGTCACCAACCTCGGTAACCACTACGATCCCACCACGGGCAAGTTCACCTGCTCCATCCCGGGCATCTACTTCTTCACCTACCACGTCCTGATGCGCGGAGGGGATGGCACCAGCATGTGGGCCGATCTCTGCAAAAACAACCAG GTGCGTGCTAGCGCGATCGCCCAAGACGCTGATCAGAATTACGACTATGCGAGCAATAGCGTCGTTCTTCATTTGGAGCCAGGAGACGAAGTCTACATCAAATTAGACGGTGGGAAAGCCCACGgaggaaacaacaacaaatacaGCACATTTTCTGGATTTATTATCTATGCTGACTGA